The following proteins come from a genomic window of Lolium rigidum isolate FL_2022 chromosome 5, APGP_CSIRO_Lrig_0.1, whole genome shotgun sequence:
- the LOC124656570 gene encoding SKP1-like protein 11, which produces MAATTADGSKVVGGGEKSNVDEESKMITLFSSDGERFEVTQEAAAMSQTIHHMMEDGCVDDEGVHLPNVGSSILAMVIEYCNRHVASPDEKEDIRSFDAGFVNVEHHTLFDIIRAANYLDVKELMDLCCQTVADSIKSKSVEEIRELFGIVNDFTPEEEAEIRKENQWAFE; this is translated from the coding sequence ATGGCGGCGACGACAGCGGACGGAAGCAaggtcgtgggcggcggcgaGAAGAGCAACGTGGACGAGGAGAGCAAGATGATCACGCTGTTCAGCTCGGACGGCGAGCGGTTCGAGGTGAcccaggaggcggcggccatgtcgCAGACCATCCACCACATGATGGAGGACGGCTGCGTGGACGACGAGGGCGTCCATCTCCCCAACGTGGGATCCTCGATCCTCGCCATGGTCATCGAGTACTGCAACAGGCACGTGGCCAGCCCCGACGAGAAGGAGGACATCAGGAGCTTCGACGCCGGCTTCGTGAATGTGGAGCATCACACGCTGTTCGACATCATCCGCGCCGCCAACTACCTGGACGTCAAGGAGCTCATGGACCTTTGCTGCCAGACGGTGGCCGACTCGATCAAGAGCAAGTCGGTCGAGGAGATTCGCGAGCTGTTCGGCATCGTGAACGACTTCACgcccgaggaggaggcggagatccGCAAGGAGAACCAGTGGGCGTTCGAGTAG